The Strix uralensis isolate ZFMK-TIS-50842 chromosome 5, bStrUra1, whole genome shotgun sequence genome segment taattaaaagggaaaaagagctAAGGGAAGAGAAATGGAGTTAGAAATGCTCCATTTCTATTtagcaagtaaaataaaatggctCTTGTAAAGAGGCTGTAGGCACTTGTTCACATCTGGATGTTTCTGTTGTCCATCATACTGCCAACAGCTATACGTTTTACATCCTACAGTTACAATCAGGTCAGGTTTAATGACCACATGAATCTGCCTCTTACAGTTTCATATAcacaaaaccagatttatttttttttaaatgattattgCCCATGATTCTAAAGAAtattgttttcttcacagtagtcATTTAGCAGTGCTCAGAATTCAAGTTATGGTTTATGTATCGTATGTGGTTATATGCTAGAGTTAAAATGAACTTGATATGCACCAGAGAAATCTGTAAGCGCTTTTCAAATACTCTGTTTTCTGTCTGGTGAGAGATGAGAGCCAAGAGTGGTCAGAATATTCATGTTGCCAGTACCATAACTGCTTAGCTCTACATGCATCATAGTGAGCCTTTAACTTCACTTTAATTTGCGTATTGCAATTCATTAAGTAAATTACATATCTTTGCccactttcttttaatttagttCTCTTTCCCATGCAATTTGtctatttgcatatattttcaaaatcaatttaattttttgcTATGAACATGTATACTCTTCATTCTCCTTTTCAAGTAGGTAAGATGGTTGAAAAGTTAGTTATGGATTACATAATATTGTGGGGGCTCTCAATGCTGTAAGAAAGCTTAAttgctgaaatacaaaatatagaAATGCTTTACATTTGTGTGTATTTACTTTTTGAACAAAATTTAAATCCTGCACTGGAAACATTCACTTTTCCAAATTATCTGATAATCCAAAATATGACACATATTGTGAGGTACTCGGCAAAACAAGAATAGTAACAAAAAGTTTTGTTACTAGTTGTATCTAGTAAGACATAAAAGCCCCACAAATACTATTTCTAAAATGAGGGCCAGAcctaactttttaaaatgaagttagAGTATTTCATCTTACTTCAGCAGAACTACTTTCTGAGCACGTGTTGCAGGATCACACCTTTCAAAACGTCTTAGCCATGGGTTCTGAAACCCTTGGCTACCAGAAATCAATAGAAATTCTGCTGCTGAACTCTGGAGCAAATATCCCACTAGAAATAATTtggatttaaattttttaaagtgtattattttaatctttttgtaaGGAAAGACTACCTTGTAAGGAACAGTAAGacattctttatttaaaaagaagaaagaaaaacaaaatttctgtgtttttgtttttttcaactgctttaaaaaagatttcCACTTCATGATAAGGATAGACTTGAGAAATGGTTGCGGAATATGAAGCGAGATGCGTGGACTCCAAGTAAGCACCAGCTTCTATGCAGTGATCATTTTACCCCTGATTCCCTTGATGTGCGATGGGGCATACGATACTTGAAACATACTGCTGTACCAACAATTTTCTCTTCCCCAGATGATGAGGTAATGtattcctgtctttttttattgTAGTACGAAGCTAACCAACTACTGATGTAATACGTGTGTTCTGATTATctgtaatatatttatattttatttttaaaatagaattccTGTCAAAACATTTTGTCAACAGGACTGACGCAAAACGAGTATGTGATTCCATAGtataagggaagaacaacttcCCATACTTTGACTGGAGGTTCAATATCTTTTTTGACtggaaattacaaaagaaaaagaaatttcctATGAGAAAGCTAtgattctaaattttttttctgtgcaactactcttaattaatattttaatgttcttttaaggCCTTTTATTAACTGAACATAAATACTGGCTTTGGAATGTATTAGTTTCAAGCTACACGTTTCTCTTTCCTGTTCCTAACCTTTCTAACAGCTAAGAGCTCAGGAGTGTAGGCTGCTAAAGATATCCCACAAAGACTAGTCCATCTTGTCTTTCAAGACTTGTACTATTGGTTACATAAAAATACTGTGCTATGCAGGCACCTAATCTTGATCAAAGCTATGCTAATTCTCTTCTGGCACATAACTTATCTTTCTCCGGATCATCATGTTGGAGGTGGGAGAAATGGAAGGATGGGGATTAAGGGTAAATAACTGAAATGTGTGGCTATTTAATTTTACAAAACAATTTACTTGTAGTCATGAAGTTCTCTGTCGTCTTGGATAGCTGCAAGTGTTGTCCAGACTGCTTTTGATTCTGTAGAGTCAAAAGCACTCTTGATAAGTCtctcaaatataaaaatagaaaatcttGCCATTTATGGCAGTAATTAGCCTTTAGACATTTATTAGCAATAAATGTCTTTCCTTCCAACTCCCTAGTCACCCCACTTCAATATATCCCTCACTTCCCTGTGCTGTTACTGTAATAGGGAGCTGTAGCTTTGGAACTGGACTTTGCTGCCCTGTGCTTCTATGCAATTACAGATAAACCATGTGATTTCACCCCAATTAAAAGTCGGCTTTTCCTCACCTTTTCATTCTCTTGTTTTGCATGTCACCATAGACCAGTCATAGTACACCTGCAAAGGTGGACAGTAGAGTTATGAAGGTAACAAACTTTTTATGCAGTGGTGTTGCCAAGAACATACCAATGgcttctttaaattatttttacatcagCAATATATATCTGGGAAATCCCAGATCGATTTAATCATTTTGGAAAAACAGTATTCTGTGCATCCTTTCAATGTATCCATCACTTCCCTGCTATCAAAAGAAAAGAGATGCTAGTTCTTCATATCTGTGATAGTGTGAACTTGCTTTCCTGGGGTCTCACCTCTCTCtctggcattatttttttaaatctcacacTTCTGATCGCACTTTTCTAAACATCAAGATCTATCCTGTCAGTGACCACCTCAGCAAATCAACAGTATCCATTGACTTGGCCACTGGTTCTGTAGTTGCCCCAAACCTGAATTTTCTACATAGACTGGACATTCACAAAGACATGAGAAAGAGCTCTCCTTATTCTGGGGGAGAATCCCTTGTTAGCATGTTCCTGAGTTAATATAGAGGAACAAGAAGCCAAGGTCCCAAGCTGCCTTTCAACACCTGTCTATAAACCCTTGGTTTGGAAAACTGAGAGTGAAGAGTTGCAATATTTGCATGTTGTTCACTACCACCTTGCTTCATGTACTGTGGAGCAAGGGAAGGATATCTTTCCAGAAATGCTTAGTGATTCTTTAGGAAACAGTTCATAGTATTTCTTCTTCTAAATAAAGAATGTTTGTGTCTCAAGAGCAGTGTTGGTTGCCTGCATTTTAATATCAGTAACCATTCTACATTAGTTTgtagggatttttatttttcaagactgTCATAAGAGTGTGAAGGCAGGGACCGATGGACAAGGAAGCTTTTCAATAAAAGTAAAGGTCTTTCTTCAAGCAACTCTATCCTGGGAGATGTTTTGGTGCCTTTCCTTCAGCCTTAATGGTAGTTCTGATACGCAGGGATTTGGGGAACATATCCCTAATTTATTTCATAAGAGATTTGTCTAGTTAAAAGATTTAGTCTGAGAAGGCCTTTTTCAGCTGCTGGtagaacagagaaaggaaaatacttcATTGTCTCAAAATCCATAAGACTGATGTGATGTTAGGTATCACCTTTGAAAAGATAAAGGTAACCAAATGAATTCTATTTTTGTATACATTTTTCACTCCTTTTAAGACTGATGTTTCCTATAAAATCAAATTACATAGTTTAGTGTATTTGGGATACTTCAGACTCCATACATACTTTTATGAACATACACTTTGAAATTACCTTTTCCATCataatctgtttttttcagcctGGCCTCTTTCCTACCTTCTCTGTCTTTTTTGCCTGGTCTATATTTAGTtagcaaaattaaatttgtttcttgttctgtttgtttgttctgggtggttttgggtttgtttttcagtcCACAGGCCGAACCTGAGTACAAGTTCTGCAGCTTGGTCTCTTCATAATCAAGCctactagaaaaaaataagacaCTCACTATTagtgtatttttgtttcactggCTGACAGACTAAAAAGCTTGTTTTGATACTAATCTTTAATCATGTGTGATGTAGTAtgtggaggaggggaaaagaaggtgGCTAAAAAAGGATAGATTTCAAATGCAGCTTTGTTGCATCTTTAATGCAAAAATCTTGCACTGTGTAtatttaatatacatatatttaatacaATGTTTCAGATGGTAATAGGAGATGCTAGCCAGTCTTTGTCAGACAGATTTGTGTAGCCACTTCTCTtcaagtgcttttaaaattataatgacTCGTGTAAATCAGTAAAGTTACTTagagtttgaaaaagaaaaaacaagaagtaTTATTGCCTTTAGAgctttaaaatagtattttaacaTTTAGGACCTGAAGCAAAGTTATGGAACACACTTACATGAGTTTTCAGGTCTCTGCTGTAGTTTTTAAATAGCGCTCATCTGAATTACTCCTTATGCAGTGCTATGTTATAGAATGAGATTTGCCCAAGTGATTTCCCAGTTACAAGGtggttgtttttgtgttttgttttggttttttcttcctccaggaaAGAGATTCTTCTCAGAACAGCTcacaagagagaaagagagaagacccggaagaaacaaatacaaatgtaGTGTCAGAGAAAGCATCTGTATCACTTGAACCTTGTACACCAAAGAAAAACCTTGTAATTGCAAAAAATGTAGATGAAAAAGCAGAAGTAGTTTGCTCAACTGCATTGAGTAAGCCTTTACAAATTCAAAAAATGCAACTTCAAAATGGAGAAGACTTTCAGGCAGACAATGTCATTCTTGATAATTCTTCTAAGCAGCATACACATCAACCTGACCCTGTTTTAATGGCAGCAGCGGTCCAGAGCATGGAAGCTACCAGTGTTCATACATCTGTGGAGGATCCAGTAGGTTGTACAGCTACAGTCTTGCAGTTTACAGACCCTGACTACTTGAATTCATCTCTGAAACTGACAAACACTTTAGGTTCAATTACTGACTATGCAATTGAAAATCCTGACTCTCATGTTGTAGGCTGCTCTGTTGAGGTACAGCCAACAagtgaaaatgcagttttgctgAGTACAGTCACACAAACTATTGAACAGTTCAGTGGAAGTGAAGAATCTGTCATTGCTATTATTGTGCCAGCCGAGAGTCCAGAAGAGCCTGAAATAGTAAACAGTTCTTTCCTGCCTATTAAGCAAGAGTTTCTTGACACAGAGGAGACAGAAACAGATAAGTCTGTGTATATGAATGCATATGGTGGAAGTGAAGTATTACAAACTGAGCATTCATACTGCAAACAAGACATAGACAGAGATCACCTTTGGCAAAAAATTTCAAAGCTCCACTCTAAGATAACTCTACTTGAAATGCAGGAGATAAAAACTTTGGGGAGACTCAGGTCCTTGGAAGCTCTTATTGGACAACTGAAGCAAGAAAActtgctttctgaagaaaagttgAAGATTGTAGAAAACTGCTTTACAACACTTGAAGTGACTATGATACAGTAAAGGCTTTTGATGATTGTTCTAATATCTTTTTAGCCTCTTCGACTGTCCTTTTGGACAAATTAACTTTTGTTTCAATCATGGTATTTTAAACATCTAATGCAAATTGTGTGAATagcaaatattctttaaaatgttacatcAACCACTACCAAAGGTAAGATGTAGAATATTGCCTATAAAACATGACTTACAAgtaagctttaaaagaaaataaaacctgttaaagttttgtttaaaaattgaatCAATAAAGATAAATTAAATCTTTCTAACTCCAGGCTCCTCTGAAACATGCAACTCCTGCATTTGGGGCAGCAGTAGAATGGACAAATAAATGTGTAGGATGGACAAttgtaaaactgtttttaaaaaaaaaactgtccCAATTCTCTTTCAAATGAGTAAGGAGGTATGTAATACACATTGTCCAGTGAGGCTACTATGACTCTTCGATCTTCTGTTCATCTAACATTTGTTCTGATAGTTTTTTGTACACTTTAACCTTATTAAAATTGTTTCTGCAATAAAAGCTGTTTCCTTTCATTTAGTTCTAGAAACAAAACTTCTTTAAGAATATTGTTACAGTGAAGAggttcatctcttttttttttggattatTCATCTGAAATGGAAAGAACCATCTTAAATAGTGATATTTTTGTTGGTTAGTAAAAGGGAAAGCTCTAACTATTCAGTGAGTGCTATCTGCTCAGCATTGATCCTCTTATACTCTGCAGCTGGGTAATGCATATACCCTTAATAATGCACTGAAGAAAACTCTGCTTTCACTAGCAATTTGCTCTGCAAAGCATTCTCTGGCTCATTACTTTTCTATATCTTACTGTTCAAGAAATGGAATTACAGTACCAGAAATCCACTCCCCTGTATTGATTTTATTAAGTGTTTCTAGTGCACAGTAGAAAGATACCCACCCAGGGTATTATACCTGTTAAGCAAAGGTGTCTAACAAAAGGTGTTAAATAATATGACAGTTTATTAACCTGGTGTTTTCAAGTAGAGCTTTACAGCTTTAGGTTTAAACTTACTGGTTTTCCTTGATTTTAAATTTGATGTGATTGCTTTTGGTGTGTCAGATCATAGTCTGTCTATCCCATCTTGGTGTGTCCATCCCATCCAGGTTCATGGTTTCTGCAGCAGACAGCATCactgacttcaaaaaaaaaatcagaggttgCCTGAAAACAAGATGATTTTGTATGTAGCCTTTCTCAGGACCAGTCTTGTAGCAATGACGAGGGTGAAACTCCATGAAACAATTTGAAGATCAGAATCAATGCTGTGTTTTGTAGGTGACTGTTGCAAATTGAttccaataaaatattttgggcAGACACcttttgtattcattttaaaatatttggcattATGGCTGGCTATTGTAGCTTGCGGGAAAATACAGCTAGGTCCTTTGCTTCGAGGATATGgagacactgaattactcgagctaATCattatgagaaaggaaaaacacagtgtTGGAAGTTGCCACACACCACTGAATTAGATGCTACATGTATGCGTTGTATTCAGTGTTTCCTAACCATAAAGCTGTACAGCCTTTGCACACAATTTCATTTCACTAAACTTACGAACTCTTGAAGATGCTACATTATTCCCCGAGATCCAATGGAAACTGCCTTCATGCAGTTGCAGCCCAGCATCAAAGTAATACATGGAATCATCATTCCTTCTGTAACATATCAGGCATATCTTCATCCAAATTAAATGTCTATCTTTTCAATaattttgcaacatttttttttaacttttgccTGCCTATTTCCAATGATATCATTAATTACTTCAACACTTTACAGATTTCACGGATGTGGGTTGTTTtcttaattcactttttaaatgttaagctgtatttctttttcactatCTGTTGGCCACTGTAGGAATTTGGCATTTGGCTTTCTCCTAGATCTTCATTTAAATTCCACCAATTCTATTAAACTTATCCACGAGCAGTGTAGTTCTATCCAGAATAAACTGGTGCCCATTTCCCCTGTTTTTCCATGTGCTTTACAAGGTGGAGTGTGAAGTTTTATTTAACTCATTCTGAATGCAGTGCCAGCTACAggggattttttctttctatcagGCTAATAAGTATCCAGGACTTctcttctgtactttttttcatCATGGTAGAAATATTGATGGCAGTCTTGTATGCTTGTCTGCTAGATGTCTTTGATATCTTTACTCTCTTCTACTGCATTGAAGCTGTAATTAATTCCTCCTTTATACTTAAACCCTGCCCTACTCTGAGACTTGGCTCCTACGTTAGAAAAACCAGCAGTAGAAATGGGCTCACTCAAAGTTCCATCTAtgttaataattcattttctctGTCCTGTTTTGCCAGAGCTAGTCCACGAAGAGGGGTGCTCTGGGACAGTGCCATGGGGTCCAGCCGTGCTCACCTTGCAGCAGGGCTGTCATGCTAGGTGCTCTCATCAGTAAACACGTcgcatttaaaaaataacaccCCTCCATCTCTTAAATTCTTCTGTAATAGATTGATTTTGTTCATACCCAACAGTGTTTTGGTCCGAACTGCCTTGTATACAACTTGATGGCTCCCCTCACTTGATAATGATGCTTATTGTGTCATACATGCAAATCCGCACTCCTGCACTTCAGCCTGTACGCAGTGCTGCCTTAGTAAACCGCTAGGCACGACTCTTCCATGTCGCCGTGAAATGGTGTAACACGCAGGGACCCCATCACGTCCCCAGGTGAGGGTTTGCCTGCATGTTGTGGGTTCCTACAGCCATAATTAGTTAATTGTGTCAATGACAGTGGTAGACTCTGCTCAGCAGGATGTGTTATTTCTAAACCCACTGAGGTAAGTGCTGAAATTCCTTTACTGTTAGATGTTTTGAACTTCATAATGACAGTAGGGCAATGAAACCCAGAGCCTGCTTTTGTCAGAGATTTTATCTGTCCAGTAAGAGATACAAGGAAAGACCCACCTGCTTTCTGGGCAAACTCAGGAGACGCTGTGAGCTGGTATTTTTTTCACCACTGAGGCAGAATTAGACAAAGTCCACATGCAGCCTTGAGGAAAGGCATAAGGTGCAGGTTAGCGGTGAGTGACTTAGGCGTTTTCCTCTTCCATAAACTCCACAAGCAGGAAGCCTCGTGCCATGTTGTAAGACTCAAAAATGTTAAATTGTATAGATGTTTttggaatatatatatttagatataaAAAATATAGCGTATATCCAAAACAGCAGTGCTACCTACAAACAGCAGGTGGTGCTACTGGATCGCTCTGTAGAAGTCAGACTAGACCcgctttttctttttattctgttgttGAAACATACGCAAACAGATTAActgtgcaggggtttttttttccttatatttcagATGTACCTTTAATAATGAAGGGTAGTATCTAAACTAAACAGTATGACTAATTGTTTTCAATCTTACAGAAATAAAGCTTCAGACAAGAAGAAACTCATTTGTATTCTGAGCATAAAACGTGAAATTCAAGAGCCTTCTGCTCAAGCAAGTGGTAAAAGAAGATGTAATCACTGTCCTTACGTGGAGCATGATTGCATTCCTCATTTGTTGAAGTGGGTCAGCAATTTAAATTTGAATCCAGTAAACAGTTTAGCATCGCTTATTTGCATATTAATCAGGGTAATAGTGTGAGTGTTTAATCACACCCTTCATCAAGGGTGTCTGGTTTGCTACTCACGTACTGCAGCCATGGTTTTGAAACTGGGAGGATACATGCACGACAGCTCGATGCATGGCATAATCCCATCTTAAAATGTGGGACAAACTTTGCTCCGAGAACACACAACTTCAGATGATACGAACAATGTTGTAATAGGAGAATGTTGGTCCTGCACATTAAAGCAAGTTTCTTCTTGCTTATTCCAGTGTTACTTTCAAAATGCAACAGATAATAGGGCTTTACAGTACAGGTTAGAAGTATCCATGTGATTTTCTGAGTGAATGCAACAGGGCTGCAAAATAGTGGCATTGCAAAACCAGATGGTAACGAGAGCTGCGTCAGGGTAAATGCTGTCTTCAGAGGCATAAATAAGCCTCAGGGCCAGTGGGTTCAGATGTTGCAGCTTCTCTGGGTACACAGAAAGTGGTGTTCAGCCACTCTACCACAGCCTCCTGAAAGAAGTCATCTCACATGACTCTGGATTTCTCCATCATGAGGTGCATGTCAGTTAAGAAATATTTGAtatgaagaagaagaaatgaacTGAGGCAAACCCTATTTATCTACTGATTATGGCCAGGGGATCATTCTAGACAGATATTTCAGATTTAGATATGTATGCTATAAATACCTGAAGTTACCTAAAGTGAATCTCACCTTGTGTTTCAAAAGGTAAATCACTTCTAGTTCTCAGACAGGGACAAGTTAGGAAGACTGAAGTCTAATATAAAGGAGTTTGGTGCACCAGTCCTTCCAAATTGTGCCTTACTTTCCTGTACAGCTAGTGACAAGATGAAGACCTTTCAAAGCTCTAGAGGGGATTCTGCTCAGATATTTCATTTATATAGTTACAgccttttctttctaaagattTTGAAAGACACCTCTATCTCTGTAAGAAATTTGGACAAGTAGGAAAACTGATTCACTGGGTGCCTGGCTTAGGCAGAGTACATCCTAGGCAAAATTCTCCGTGCTGCTGAACATTCTGATAAGGTGCACATCAGACATAAGGGTTCTGCACTGCTTTACGAATAGCATAAACTGGTTGTAGTCAAGACACATTTGACCTCTTATAGCCCGTTGGGACTGGAAACAACCTTGTGGCTGCTATAGCTTCACTCTGGAGTAGTAGCAAACACCATGAAGAGGTCCTTTTCAGCCATGTCTGCTTGGCTAAGCACACTATGGATCATAAATACCAGCAGTCTGACCTTCAGTCTGGGTCAACAGGCTATGAGGCCACATAAGAATAGGCTTCAGGAGCTTCCAATGACCAGAACTGCTACTGTTTGGAGATGGGGGAATAGTAAAGACATGAGAGAGAGTTTCACAGCATGCAAAATACATCAAGCCCTTACCAGCAGATGTTCTTAAACTTACATCAAAGccttttattcagtgttttatgTGATGAGCAATCCTGTACCATGTAAAGCTGGATTTGGCTGGAGGGCAGTTATGGAGCAACAACACCAATATTACCTCAGTGCCTACTAACAGACTATGAATACTCTCAGAATGCTGAAGTAGTCTCCCCAGGACTGGCTCCACCAGACTGACCAGGCGCTTTCAGGAAACAGTGCTGCTGCCACCAGATAAGGGTGAGTACAACTGCAGACTCTTTTCAAGGCATCCATACTTCACTAGGAATGCAGCAGCCCCTCTCCACATCTCAGTTATCTGTGTAGTCCCTTAAAAGGTGTGGGGGGCTCACCCCCAATGGGCTCAGCTCCCCACCTGGTACAGAAACACTGCATTTTCCCACAATGAGGAGAACAAATATTCAAGGTTTGGCTGGCACAGAGGACATCAGCTTTGAACTGAATCATAGCTCGGGCCTCCAGCAAGGACTCAATGAAGAAGCAAAATGTGGACTGATCCTGGTTTTCTTCCCCCTTACTGTAATGAAAGAGGGACCAATAAACCAAGCTCCTGAGACTTACTGGGGTAAGAAATGctgcaagaaaaaagaagatacagatAACGAGCACAAAACTGTGTTTCATTTATGGATATTAATTAGAAGCAATAACAAATCCTAAttggatttttaattaaaaatatatttgagacTGACACTTATCTGAGAGTTGCTACAGAAACATGAGCTCAGCCACCGTTGTACTTGAGATGACTAATTTCACAACTTTTAAACATATAATTCACCATTATGAGATCAGTCATAAATCcaaatgaaattgtattttacatCTTTCACATTAAAACCATCAAATTACTTCTTTTAATATCTATTTCATgagattttaataaaaatatttatacatttttttatttgcatagcttctttttttattctgtatttaacaTCTGAAATGAATTTACAGCTTTATCCACAGTTTTTGGTGCACACTGAGGGATCGCAGACACTCTTTTCTTACctttatttgttggtttttttcacctttttatgcTGATTTCATTACAGGACTTCAGGAACACACCTTTCCATTGCAAAATCCCTCCTCAAACTGCCTACTGCTTGCTGCTTGTAACAGGCATTGCTTTCAGCCTATATCTCTTTGTCTTACCCCAAGCTCACACATTAAAATTATGGGGTACTGATATACACATGACTTATTACACTGAAATGCTCAGCTTCCTTTGACTGTACCTTGCCTTGTAAGGTGAATTATCTTCCACCAGCTAATGTACATATGTTAGGTGTTGTCTTTTTTAATGAACAGGATATATTTTTAACCTACTTCATTGAAGAGAAATTCTTCACGATGTCTGAAAGGATTTTGCTAATAATAACCCCCACTGTGGGGtctgcagctccagctcccaCATTGTTTATAGCAGATAATATATGGCAATGGCAGAATAaaagacaaagaataaaaaataaaaacacagctaTGGATCTTTTCTAATTATTTAATCTGTTGCTTTaacaaatactgattttgaaaatTGACATATTTCCCTTCTCCATCAACACCTACATATATGATATAATAGTGGAAATCATTGGTCTAGTCCCCAGCATAATAGACATAAGAGCTGGAAAGCTTTTTGGAAGTCACTGTG includes the following:
- the THAP5 gene encoding THAP domain-containing protein 5 isoform X1, which translates into the protein MVPGRVGLLRSAMPRYCAASCCKNRGGQSARDQRKLSFYPFPLHDKDRLEKWLRNMKRDAWTPSKHQLLCSDHFTPDSLDVRWGIRYLKHTAVPTIFSSPDDEERDSSQNSSQERKREDPEETNTNVVSEKASVSLEPCTPKKNLVIAKNVDEKAEVVCSTALSKPLQIQKMQLQNGEDFQADNVILDNSSKQHTHQPDPVLMAAAVQSMEATSVHTSVEDPVGCTATVLQFTDPDYLNSSLKLTNTLGSITDYAIENPDSHVVGCSVEVQPTSENAVLLSTVTQTIEQFSGSEESVIAIIVPAESPEEPEIVNSSFLPIKQEFLDTEETETDKSVYMNAYGGSEVLQTEHSYCKQDIDRDHLWQKISKLHSKITLLEMQEIKTLGRLRSLEALIGQLKQENLLSEEKLKIVENCFTTLEVTMIQ
- the THAP5 gene encoding THAP domain-containing protein 5 isoform X2, whose translation is MKRDAWTPSKHQLLCSDHFTPDSLDVRWGIRYLKHTAVPTIFSSPDDEERDSSQNSSQERKREDPEETNTNVVSEKASVSLEPCTPKKNLVIAKNVDEKAEVVCSTALSKPLQIQKMQLQNGEDFQADNVILDNSSKQHTHQPDPVLMAAAVQSMEATSVHTSVEDPVGCTATVLQFTDPDYLNSSLKLTNTLGSITDYAIENPDSHVVGCSVEVQPTSENAVLLSTVTQTIEQFSGSEESVIAIIVPAESPEEPEIVNSSFLPIKQEFLDTEETETDKSVYMNAYGGSEVLQTEHSYCKQDIDRDHLWQKISKLHSKITLLEMQEIKTLGRLRSLEALIGQLKQENLLSEEKLKIVENCFTTLEVTMIQ